The proteins below are encoded in one region of Thioalkalivibrio sp. K90mix:
- the ftsA gene encoding cell division protein FtsA yields MMAKKSEPGLIVGLDVGTSKIEAIVGELTDEGEIEIIGIGSSPSRGLKKGVVVNIESTVQSIQRAVEEAELMAGCEIHSVYTGIAGSHIKSYNSTGVVAIKDGEVVAGDVDRVIDAARAIAIPADQRILHVLPQEYIIDEQEGIREPIGMSGVRLEAKVHLVTGAVSAAQNIVKCVERCGLRVDDIILEQLASSYSVLSEDEKDLGVCLVDIGGGTTDIAVFAHGAIMHTAVIPIAGDQVTNDIAVALRTPTQYADELKIKYACALRTLADPGETIEVPGVGDRAARRLSRQTLASVVEPRYEELLQLVQAELRRSGTEEMIAAGVVLTGGSSRMEGVVDLAEEVFHMPVRLGVPQRVTGLLDVVKNPIHATGVGLLLYARESRAEQEARPVSSGFQGVWARMKRWFSGQF; encoded by the coding sequence ATGATGGCAAAGAAGTCGGAACCCGGACTGATCGTTGGCCTGGATGTCGGCACCTCGAAGATCGAGGCGATCGTCGGCGAGCTGACCGACGAGGGCGAGATCGAGATCATCGGCATCGGCTCCTCGCCGTCGCGCGGACTGAAGAAGGGCGTGGTCGTGAACATCGAGTCCACCGTCCAGTCGATCCAGCGCGCGGTGGAGGAGGCCGAGCTGATGGCCGGCTGCGAGATTCATTCGGTTTACACCGGCATCGCCGGCTCGCACATCAAGAGCTACAACTCCACCGGCGTGGTCGCGATCAAGGACGGCGAGGTCGTGGCGGGTGATGTCGACCGGGTGATCGATGCCGCCCGCGCGATCGCGATCCCGGCCGATCAGCGCATCCTCCACGTGCTGCCGCAGGAATACATCATTGACGAGCAGGAGGGCATCCGCGAGCCGATCGGGATGTCCGGGGTGCGGCTGGAGGCCAAGGTGCACCTGGTCACCGGCGCGGTGTCCGCGGCGCAGAACATCGTCAAGTGCGTGGAGCGCTGTGGACTGCGGGTGGATGACATCATCCTGGAGCAGCTCGCCTCCAGTTACTCGGTGCTCAGCGAGGATGAGAAGGATCTGGGTGTGTGTCTGGTCGACATCGGCGGGGGCACTACCGACATCGCGGTGTTCGCCCACGGCGCGATCATGCACACCGCGGTCATCCCGATTGCCGGTGACCAGGTGACCAACGACATCGCGGTGGCCCTGCGTACGCCGACCCAGTACGCCGACGAACTCAAGATCAAGTACGCCTGTGCGTTGCGCACGCTGGCCGACCCGGGCGAGACCATCGAGGTCCCGGGGGTCGGCGATCGGGCCGCGCGCCGGCTGTCGCGCCAGACGCTCGCCTCCGTGGTCGAGCCGCGCTACGAGGAACTGCTGCAGCTGGTGCAGGCGGAACTGCGCCGCAGCGGCACCGAGGAAATGATCGCCGCCGGGGTGGTACTGACCGGCGGATCGTCTCGAATGGAAGGTGTGGTGGACCTTGCCGAAGAGGTCTTCCACATGCCCGTGCGCCTGGGGGTGCCGCAACGCGTCACCGGGCTCCTGGATGTGGTGAAGAATCCGATCCACGCGACGGGCGTAGGGCTGTTGCTCTACGCCCGCGAGTCGCGTGCGGAACAGGAGGCCCGGCCCGTGAGCAGCGGGTTCCAGGGTGTATGGGCGCGCATGAAGCGCTGGTTTTCCGGCCAGTTCTGA
- a CDS encoding cell division protein FtsQ/DivIB, producing the protein MTGPGLRLLAGMGLAGALVLGLSLWLHFDPDQHLPIGSIQITGEPRHADTDAILERVRAHAPGFVGTDLEVLREELQAMPWVDAVQLRRRWPDTLEVHVTEPVPVAQWGDDHLVDRHGRLFGPVDLAEWDFLPALAGEDGRQVVLMHRYLEVSARLADAGFEVVGVHEGKRHDWTIHLADGAEVLMGRDVNLNRLGQLVRAAPALRAREDAPIARVDLRYPHGLAVAWAEEADNDGGNAR; encoded by the coding sequence ATGACCGGGCCGGGGCTGCGCCTGCTCGCCGGCATGGGGCTGGCCGGGGCGCTGGTGCTGGGCCTCAGCCTGTGGCTGCACTTCGACCCGGATCAGCACCTGCCGATTGGCTCCATCCAGATTACCGGCGAGCCGCGTCATGCCGACACGGACGCGATCCTCGAACGGGTGCGGGCTCATGCGCCGGGATTTGTGGGTACGGACCTCGAGGTGCTGCGCGAGGAGCTGCAGGCCATGCCCTGGGTGGACGCGGTGCAACTGCGCCGTCGCTGGCCCGACACCCTGGAGGTCCATGTGACCGAACCGGTCCCGGTGGCCCAGTGGGGCGACGATCACCTGGTTGACCGCCACGGGCGCCTGTTCGGGCCGGTGGACCTGGCCGAATGGGATTTCCTGCCGGCTCTGGCCGGCGAGGACGGCCGTCAGGTGGTGCTGATGCACCGCTACCTGGAGGTCTCCGCGCGCCTGGCCGACGCCGGGTTCGAGGTGGTGGGCGTGCACGAGGGCAAGCGGCATGACTGGACCATCCACCTGGCCGATGGGGCGGAGGTCCTGATGGGCCGCGACGTGAATCTGAACCGGCTGGGCCAGCTGGTGCGCGCGGCGCCGGCCCTGCGGGCGCGTGAGGATGCCCCGATTGCGCGGGTGGACCTGCGCTATCCGCACGGGCTGGCCGTGGCTTGGGCCGAAGAAGCGGACAACGACGGCGGCAACGCCCGATGA
- a CDS encoding D-alanine--D-alanine ligase, with protein MSRRKPEEYGRVAVLMGGWSGERDISLKSGNAVLAALRRQGVDAHAVDLTRETARCMALEGYDRVFIALHGECGEDGTLQGCLDMGGMPYTGTGVLGSALGMDKLACKRLWAGTNLPSAPYRLLTPGFDPEAVADALGLPLIVKPARGGSSLGITRVDRVADLPAAFEAARVQPGQVFAEQWITGREFTVAVLGNEPLPVIEIRAASGFYDYHAKYEADDTGYLCPPPDLSRSAQLELQSLAIAAFAALEGCGWGRVDILQDEHGENFLIEVNTIPGMTGHSLVPKAAAQAGIDFDELCLRILDSSFECGGLR; from the coding sequence ATGAGCAGGCGCAAACCGGAAGAATATGGGCGGGTGGCGGTCCTGATGGGCGGCTGGTCCGGCGAGCGGGACATCTCTCTCAAGAGCGGCAATGCCGTGCTGGCGGCGCTGCGCCGCCAGGGCGTCGATGCCCATGCCGTCGATCTCACCCGCGAGACGGCGCGCTGCATGGCGCTGGAGGGCTACGACCGGGTATTTATCGCGCTGCATGGCGAGTGCGGCGAGGACGGCACGCTGCAGGGCTGCCTCGATATGGGTGGCATGCCCTACACCGGGACCGGGGTCCTCGGCTCGGCGCTGGGCATGGACAAGCTGGCCTGCAAGCGCCTCTGGGCGGGCACGAATCTGCCGAGCGCGCCGTATCGCCTGCTGACGCCGGGCTTCGATCCGGAGGCGGTGGCCGATGCCCTCGGCCTGCCGCTGATCGTCAAGCCCGCGCGCGGTGGCTCCAGTCTGGGCATCACCCGGGTCGATCGCGTTGCGGACCTGCCGGCTGCGTTCGAGGCCGCTCGCGTGCAGCCGGGCCAGGTGTTCGCCGAACAGTGGATCACCGGTCGCGAATTCACCGTCGCCGTGCTCGGCAACGAGCCGCTCCCGGTGATCGAGATTCGCGCGGCCAGCGGCTTTTACGACTACCACGCGAAGTACGAGGCGGACGATACCGGTTACCTGTGCCCGCCGCCGGACCTGTCGCGCAGCGCCCAGCTGGAGCTGCAGTCGCTGGCGATCGCCGCCTTTGCTGCCCTCGAGGGCTGCGGCTGGGGCCGGGTGGACATCCTGCAGGACGAACACGGCGAGAACTTCCTGATCGAGGTCAACACCATCCCCGGCATGACCGGCCATTCGCTGGTCCCCAAGGCCGCCGCGCAGGCGGGCATCGACTTCGACGAGCTGTGCCTGCGCATTCTCGATTCCAGCTTTGAATGCGGAGGGCTGCGTTGA
- the murB gene encoding UDP-N-acetylmuramate dehydrogenase, with the protein MMAARAVEPVNGPFAHAPRGEVRPHAPLAGLTSWRVGGPADWLFRPVDRADLVSALADHARHAPAMPVTFLGLGSNVLIRDGGIEGLVVHLSGVINERERLEGNRVRLGAGLACAQAARFCARQGLVGGEFLAGIPGTLGGALRMNAGAWGGEIWPLVEAVSTVDADGQEHRREPAEYRIGYRSVEGPDEWFTGCVLQLESGDPAAGTARIKELLRERSRKQPLGLPSCGSVFRNPPGDHAARLIEAAGLKGLRHGGAEISPKHANFITHDGSAHAADIEWLLRHAQSEVERRFGVRLEPEVRLLGRPGPMDETTEGRQ; encoded by the coding sequence ATGATGGCGGCTCGCGCGGTGGAACCGGTGAACGGTCCGTTTGCCCACGCCCCTCGGGGCGAGGTACGGCCCCATGCCCCGCTGGCAGGGCTGACCTCCTGGCGTGTGGGCGGTCCGGCCGACTGGCTGTTCCGGCCGGTGGATCGGGCCGATCTCGTGTCGGCGCTGGCGGATCACGCCCGCCATGCCCCCGCGATGCCGGTGACCTTCCTGGGGCTGGGCAGCAATGTGCTGATCCGTGATGGCGGCATCGAAGGGCTGGTGGTGCACCTGTCCGGCGTGATCAACGAGCGCGAGCGCCTGGAGGGCAACCGCGTACGTCTCGGGGCGGGACTTGCCTGCGCCCAGGCCGCACGGTTCTGTGCCCGTCAGGGGCTGGTAGGTGGTGAATTCCTGGCCGGCATCCCGGGCACCCTGGGCGGTGCCTTGCGCATGAACGCGGGGGCCTGGGGCGGCGAGATCTGGCCGCTGGTCGAGGCGGTATCCACCGTGGATGCCGACGGGCAGGAGCATCGGCGCGAGCCGGCCGAGTACCGCATCGGCTATCGCAGCGTCGAGGGTCCGGACGAGTGGTTTACCGGCTGCGTGCTGCAACTGGAGTCGGGCGATCCGGCTGCTGGCACGGCGCGTATCAAGGAGCTCCTGCGCGAGCGTTCTCGCAAGCAGCCGCTGGGCCTGCCGTCCTGCGGATCGGTGTTCCGCAACCCGCCCGGCGATCACGCCGCGCGCCTGATCGAGGCGGCGGGACTGAAGGGCCTGCGCCACGGCGGCGCGGAGATATCCCCCAAGCACGCGAACTTCATTACCCACGATGGCTCGGCGCATGCCGCCGACATCGAGTGGCTGCTGCGCCATGCCCAAAGCGAGGTCGAGCGGCGCTTTGGCGTGCGCCTGGAGCCCGAGGTGCGGCTGCTGGGTCGACCGGGTCCCATGGACGAGACAACCGAGGGAAGGCAATGA
- the murC gene encoding UDP-N-acetylmuramate--L-alanine ligase produces MNAPRLPRHAMRRIRRIHCVGIGGSGMSGIAEVLHQLGYEVSGSDLGQSAMVARLTGMGIPVAPAHTEENVAEADVLVVSSAIDPSNPEVQAARRRGIPIVRRAEMLAELMRFRYGIAVAGTHGKTTTTSLVASVLAEAGMDPTFVIGGRLNSTASHSNLGAGDYLVAEADESDASFLHLQPMISIVTNIDADHLGTYGNDFGNLRATFLEFLHHLPFYGIAVLCADDPQVRDLYPELERPRLTYGIEAQADVRALNVRQEGVRMFFDLKLPGQAAFPVTLNLPGRHNVLNALAAAAVAHELEVAPEAIQAALERFQGIGRRFQVQELETAQGPLTLVDDYGHHPREIEATQAAARDAWPDRRRITVFQPHRYTRTRDLFEDFAEALSETDVLILLEVYPAGEEPIPSADGRSLARAIRLRGQVEPVFVEHAADVAEVLSGMLKPNDVVITQGAGDIGRLASLLPDQLGAKKRPGSAT; encoded by the coding sequence ATGAACGCCCCGCGCCTGCCACGCCACGCGATGCGTCGCATCCGCCGTATTCACTGTGTCGGGATCGGTGGTTCCGGTATGAGCGGGATCGCCGAGGTCCTGCACCAGCTGGGCTACGAGGTCTCCGGATCGGATCTCGGGCAGTCGGCGATGGTCGCGCGTCTGACCGGGATGGGGATTCCGGTGGCCCCCGCGCATACCGAAGAGAACGTCGCCGAGGCCGACGTGCTGGTCGTCTCCAGCGCAATCGACCCCTCCAACCCCGAGGTGCAGGCGGCCCGCCGCCGCGGGATCCCGATCGTGCGCCGCGCGGAGATGCTCGCGGAGTTGATGCGTTTTCGCTACGGCATTGCCGTGGCCGGTACCCACGGCAAGACCACCACGACCAGCCTGGTGGCCAGCGTGCTCGCCGAGGCCGGTATGGACCCCACCTTCGTGATCGGCGGGCGCCTGAACAGCACGGCCAGCCACTCGAACCTGGGGGCGGGCGACTATCTGGTGGCCGAGGCCGACGAGAGCGATGCCTCGTTCCTGCATCTGCAGCCGATGATCAGCATCGTGACCAACATCGATGCCGACCACCTCGGGACCTATGGCAACGACTTCGGGAACCTGCGCGCGACCTTCCTCGAGTTTCTGCACCACCTGCCGTTCTACGGCATCGCCGTGCTGTGCGCGGACGACCCGCAGGTGCGCGACCTCTATCCGGAACTGGAGCGCCCGCGCCTGACTTACGGCATCGAGGCACAAGCCGATGTGCGCGCCCTGAACGTGCGCCAGGAAGGCGTGCGCATGTTCTTCGACCTGAAGCTGCCGGGGCAGGCCGCGTTCCCGGTCACGCTGAACCTGCCCGGACGGCACAACGTGCTCAACGCCCTGGCCGCGGCGGCCGTCGCTCATGAACTGGAGGTCGCCCCCGAGGCGATCCAGGCGGCGCTCGAGCGCTTCCAGGGGATCGGGCGGCGCTTCCAGGTGCAGGAGCTCGAGACCGCGCAGGGCCCGCTGACCCTGGTCGACGACTACGGCCATCACCCGCGCGAGATCGAGGCGACCCAGGCCGCGGCGCGCGATGCCTGGCCCGACCGGCGGCGCATCACCGTGTTCCAGCCCCACCGTTACACGCGCACCCGCGACCTGTTCGAGGACTTTGCCGAGGCCTTGTCCGAGACCGATGTGCTGATCCTGCTGGAGGTCTACCCCGCCGGCGAGGAGCCGATCCCCAGCGCCGATGGCCGCAGCCTTGCCCGCGCGATCCGTCTGCGCGGACAGGTCGAGCCGGTGTTCGTCGAGCATGCGGCCGACGTGGCCGAGGTGCTGTCCGGGATGCTGAAGCCGAACGACGTCGTGATCACTCAGGGGGCCGGCGATATCGGCCGGCTGGCGAGCCTGCTGCCGGACCAACTGGGGGCGAAGAAGCGCCCCGGGAGTGCGACATGA
- the murG gene encoding undecaprenyldiphospho-muramoylpentapeptide beta-N-acetylglucosaminyltransferase: MNNPLRILIMAGGTGGHVFPGLAVAEALRARGVEVLWLGSARGIETRLVPAAGIELHTLPISGVRGKGLIGLLLAPWRLGISLWAALALITRLRPAAVIGFGGFAAGPGGLMAAALGRPLAIHEQNAVAGLTNRWLARIADRVYAGFDHAFPERHTVTVVGNPVRAEIAALPEPEQRFDERSGPLRVLVLGGSLGARSLNRIVPAGLEQTRDAKPMVIRHQAGERTLDEARAAYAETALEYEVTPFIEDMAAAYGWADLVICRAGALTVAEIAAAGVPALFVPYPHAVDDHQTANARALVEAGAAWCLADADLTPERVAGIVRPLGREALRERARLAREQACPDTAERLAEACLEMANARRGRKNS; encoded by the coding sequence ATGAACAATCCCCTGCGCATCCTGATCATGGCCGGCGGTACCGGCGGGCACGTCTTCCCGGGGCTGGCGGTCGCCGAGGCCCTGCGTGCCCGTGGCGTCGAGGTCCTCTGGCTGGGTAGCGCCCGCGGGATCGAGACGCGCCTGGTGCCTGCGGCGGGGATCGAGCTGCACACCCTCCCGATCAGCGGGGTGCGTGGCAAGGGTCTGATCGGGCTGTTGCTGGCGCCCTGGCGCCTCGGGATCTCGTTGTGGGCGGCACTGGCCCTGATTACCCGGTTGCGTCCGGCCGCCGTGATCGGCTTTGGCGGCTTCGCGGCCGGCCCTGGCGGCCTGATGGCCGCCGCGCTGGGGCGCCCGCTGGCGATCCACGAGCAGAACGCGGTCGCCGGTCTTACCAACCGCTGGCTGGCGCGCATCGCGGACCGGGTCTATGCGGGCTTCGATCATGCCTTCCCGGAGCGTCACACCGTGACGGTGGTGGGCAATCCGGTCCGCGCGGAGATCGCCGCGTTGCCGGAGCCGGAACAGCGCTTCGACGAGCGCTCGGGCCCGCTGCGGGTGCTGGTGCTGGGTGGCAGCCTTGGGGCGCGCTCGCTGAACCGCATCGTCCCGGCGGGGCTCGAGCAGACCCGCGACGCGAAGCCGATGGTGATTCGTCACCAGGCCGGGGAGCGCACGCTGGACGAGGCGCGCGCCGCCTATGCCGAGACCGCGCTGGAATACGAAGTGACTCCGTTCATCGAGGACATGGCCGCGGCCTATGGCTGGGCGGATCTAGTGATCTGCCGGGCCGGTGCGCTGACCGTGGCCGAGATTGCGGCGGCTGGTGTGCCGGCCCTGTTCGTACCCTATCCGCATGCGGTCGACGATCACCAGACGGCGAATGCCCGCGCCCTCGTCGAGGCGGGTGCGGCCTGGTGCCTGGCGGATGCCGATCTGACGCCCGAGCGGGTTGCCGGCATCGTTCGGCCACTGGGGCGCGAGGCCCTGCGCGAACGTGCTCGGCTGGCGCGCGAGCAGGCCTGCCCTGACACCGCCGAGCGTCTGGCCGAGGCCTGCCTGGAGATGGCCAATGCCCGGCGCGGGAGGAAGAACTCATGA
- the ftsW gene encoding putative lipid II flippase FtsW, giving the protein MSTGSLPLGLPSRDSLDGLRNSVDLPLLAAAALLLGLGLIMVASASMDLGERYYGNTWHFFQRQVLFAAIGLALATVMWAIPLERWERAGPWLLILVMVLLIAVLLPGVGRTVNGATRWIPIGMFNLQVAEPVKLLVVMYLAGYIVRHYSALRLHLRGFVRPLVVLGFGTVLLLLQPDFGGAAIMLAIGMGMLFLAGAKLWQFAALGATIAVGMAFVAVAAPYRVARLTAFLDPWQDPFATGFQLTQSLIAIGSGGWFGTGLGNSVQKLFYLPEAHNDFLFAVFAEEFGFIGVLALIALFAVVVWRCVKIGLWAERAGHAFGSHLAFGVAIWLALQSALNLAVNMGLLPTKGMTLPFLSYGGSSLIVTLMAIGLVMRVYREAQIPAPRQSTPPRRKRGQA; this is encoded by the coding sequence ATGAGTACCGGATCGCTGCCCCTCGGACTGCCGTCGCGCGACTCGCTCGACGGGCTGCGCAACAGCGTGGATCTGCCGCTGCTGGCGGCGGCCGCGTTGCTGCTGGGGCTCGGCCTGATCATGGTCGCCTCGGCCTCGATGGATCTGGGCGAGCGCTACTATGGCAACACCTGGCACTTCTTCCAGCGCCAGGTCCTGTTCGCCGCCATCGGTCTGGCGCTGGCGACCGTGATGTGGGCAATTCCGCTGGAGCGCTGGGAGCGGGCCGGTCCCTGGCTGCTGATCCTGGTGATGGTGCTGCTGATTGCGGTGCTGCTCCCGGGCGTGGGCCGAACCGTGAACGGCGCGACTCGCTGGATCCCGATCGGCATGTTCAACCTCCAGGTGGCCGAGCCGGTGAAGCTGCTGGTGGTCATGTACCTGGCCGGCTACATCGTGCGCCACTACTCGGCATTGCGGCTGCACCTGCGGGGGTTTGTCCGCCCGCTGGTCGTGCTGGGATTCGGGACGGTACTCCTGCTGCTGCAGCCCGACTTCGGTGGCGCGGCCATCATGCTGGCGATCGGCATGGGCATGCTGTTCCTGGCTGGCGCCAAGCTGTGGCAGTTCGCCGCGCTTGGCGCGACCATTGCGGTGGGTATGGCCTTCGTGGCCGTGGCTGCGCCCTACCGGGTCGCGCGCCTGACCGCGTTCCTCGACCCCTGGCAGGACCCGTTCGCGACCGGCTTCCAGCTGACCCAGTCGCTGATCGCGATCGGCTCCGGCGGCTGGTTCGGTACCGGTCTGGGCAACAGCGTGCAGAAGCTGTTCTACCTGCCAGAAGCCCATAACGACTTCCTGTTCGCGGTCTTCGCCGAGGAGTTTGGCTTTATCGGTGTGCTCGCCCTGATCGCACTGTTTGCGGTCGTGGTCTGGCGCTGCGTGAAGATCGGACTCTGGGCCGAGCGGGCGGGGCATGCATTTGGTTCGCATCTGGCCTTTGGGGTCGCGATCTGGCTGGCGCTGCAGAGCGCGCTCAATCTTGCGGTGAACATGGGGTTGCTGCCGACCAAGGGCATGACGCTCCCTTTTCTCAGCTACGGCGGCAGTTCGCTGATCGTAACGCTGATGGCGATCGGTCTGGTGATGCGGGTCTATCGCGAGGCGCAGATCCCGGCCCCGCGTCAATCGACCCCGCCGCGGCGCAAGAGGGGGCAGGCATGA
- the murD gene encoding UDP-N-acetylmuramoyl-L-alanine--D-glutamate ligase — protein MSKPQPHNLIVGTGVTGQSVARFLRARGETFAITDTRRDPPALAAGADAAWLAEAWAGPLDGLDTAGYARLVVSPGVPLEHPAVEQARAAGAVITGDIDLFAAVAQAPVIAITGSNGKSTVTALVGEILTAAGRKVAIGGNFGTPALDLLDPVVEVYVLELSSFQLERSEQLKPDGAAILNISPDHMDRYPDLAAYIQAKARILDRAARGVLNRDDPWLRELPLPAGLRVVSFGLDAPLAATDFGVNTGEAEPDLVRGEERLLSTARLRLRGQHNWANALAALALAWPWLESLQARSEALAALADFAGLPHRSQWIARVAEVDYINDSKGTNVGATLAALRGTPGPLVLIAGGQGKGQDFSPLADYVPGKVRGVVLLGEDAPLIARALASVVPVQRVDDMTAAVAQAAAWAQPGDTVLLSPGCASLDMYENYQARGDDFARVVRERAA, from the coding sequence ATGTCGAAGCCACAGCCGCACAATCTGATCGTGGGAACCGGGGTGACGGGGCAGTCCGTCGCCCGTTTTCTGCGTGCGCGTGGCGAGACCTTTGCGATCACCGACACGCGTCGCGATCCACCGGCGCTGGCGGCCGGGGCCGACGCCGCGTGGCTGGCCGAGGCCTGGGCCGGACCCCTGGATGGTCTCGATACTGCAGGCTACGCCCGCCTGGTCGTCTCGCCGGGGGTCCCGCTCGAACACCCGGCCGTCGAACAGGCCCGGGCCGCCGGCGCGGTGATTACCGGCGATATCGACCTGTTCGCTGCTGTGGCGCAGGCCCCGGTCATTGCGATCACCGGCTCCAACGGCAAGAGCACGGTCACCGCCCTGGTGGGCGAGATCCTGACGGCCGCAGGTCGCAAGGTCGCGATTGGCGGCAATTTTGGCACCCCGGCGCTGGATCTTCTGGACCCGGTGGTGGAGGTCTATGTGCTGGAGCTGTCGAGTTTTCAGCTCGAACGCAGCGAGCAGCTGAAGCCGGACGGGGCCGCGATCCTGAACATCTCGCCCGACCACATGGATCGCTACCCGGATCTTGCCGCGTACATCCAGGCCAAGGCCCGCATCCTCGACCGCGCCGCCCGCGGTGTGCTCAACCGCGACGATCCCTGGCTGCGCGAGTTGCCCCTGCCGGCCGGTCTGCGCGTGGTCTCGTTCGGGCTGGATGCCCCGCTGGCCGCGACCGACTTTGGCGTGAACACGGGCGAGGCGGAGCCGGACCTGGTGCGTGGGGAGGAACGGCTGCTGTCCACCGCGCGCCTGCGTCTGCGCGGGCAGCACAACTGGGCCAATGCCCTGGCCGCTCTGGCGCTGGCCTGGCCGTGGCTGGAATCGCTCCAGGCGCGCAGCGAGGCGCTGGCTGCGCTAGCCGACTTCGCGGGCCTGCCGCACCGTTCGCAGTGGATCGCGCGGGTCGCCGAGGTCGACTACATCAACGATTCCAAGGGCACCAACGTGGGCGCGACCCTGGCCGCGCTTCGGGGTACGCCGGGGCCCCTGGTGCTGATCGCCGGTGGCCAGGGCAAGGGACAGGACTTCTCGCCGCTGGCGGACTACGTGCCCGGCAAGGTCCGGGGTGTGGTGCTGCTCGGCGAGGATGCCCCGCTGATTGCCCGTGCCCTGGCCTCGGTGGTGCCGGTGCAGCGGGTGGACGACATGACCGCCGCCGTGGCGCAGGCCGCGGCCTGGGCGCAGCCCGGCGATACCGTGCTGCTGTCGCCGGGCTGCGCGAGCTTGGACATGTACGAGAACTATCAGGCCCGCGGCGACGACTTCGCGCGGGTTGTACGGGAGCGAGCGGCATGA
- the mraY gene encoding phospho-N-acetylmuramoyl-pentapeptide-transferase produces the protein MLYALTEYLTQFYSGFTVFQYLTFRAILGVVTALAIALLIGPAMIRRLTVGNVGQQVRDDGPESHLSKAGTPTMGGALILVAVAVATLLWSDLTNRFVWIVLLTTLAFGAVGGWDDYLKLRYGNSKGLSAKAKLLWQTLFALIAAGVIMATAQSPVETSFYLPIFKDFELHLGWLFIPLVWLVVVGSSNAVNLTDGLDGLAIMPAVLVAGALGVFAYAAGHAVFADYLQIPAVPGVGEVGVFAAALVGAGLGFLWFNAYPAQVFMGDVGALALGAALGMMAILTRQEIVLLIMGGIFVLETLSVMLQVASFKLTGRRIFRMAPLHHHFELKGWPEPRVIVRFWILTVVFVLIGLATLKIR, from the coding sequence ATGCTGTACGCGCTGACTGAATATCTCACGCAGTTCTACAGCGGCTTTACGGTCTTTCAGTACCTGACCTTCCGCGCCATCCTGGGCGTGGTGACTGCGCTGGCGATCGCGTTGCTGATCGGCCCGGCAATGATCCGTCGGCTGACGGTCGGCAACGTGGGCCAGCAGGTCCGCGACGACGGCCCGGAATCGCACCTGAGCAAGGCCGGTACCCCGACCATGGGCGGGGCGCTCATCCTGGTGGCGGTGGCAGTGGCCACGCTGCTGTGGAGCGACCTCACCAACCGCTTCGTCTGGATCGTGCTGCTGACCACGCTGGCCTTTGGTGCAGTCGGGGGCTGGGACGACTACCTGAAGCTGCGTTACGGCAACAGCAAGGGGCTTTCGGCCAAGGCCAAGCTCCTGTGGCAGACGCTGTTCGCGCTGATCGCCGCCGGGGTGATCATGGCCACCGCGCAGAGCCCGGTGGAGACGAGCTTCTATCTCCCGATCTTCAAGGATTTCGAGCTGCACCTCGGCTGGCTGTTCATCCCGCTGGTCTGGCTGGTCGTGGTCGGGTCCTCCAACGCGGTCAACCTGACCGACGGCCTCGACGGCCTGGCCATCATGCCGGCGGTGCTGGTGGCCGGGGCCCTCGGGGTATTCGCCTATGCGGCCGGCCACGCGGTATTCGCGGATTACCTGCAGATCCCGGCGGTGCCAGGGGTGGGCGAGGTCGGTGTCTTCGCCGCTGCACTGGTCGGGGCCGGGCTCGGCTTCCTGTGGTTCAACGCCTATCCCGCCCAGGTCTTCATGGGCGATGTCGGGGCCCTGGCCCTGGGGGCGGCCCTGGGCATGATGGCGATCCTGACCCGTCAGGAGATCGTGCTCCTGATCATGGGCGGCATCTTCGTGCTGGAGACGCTGTCGGTGATGCTGCAGGTCGCCTCGTTCAAGCTCACCGGGCGGCGCATCTTCCGCATGGCGCCGCTGCATCACCACTTCGAACTCAAGGGTTGGCCTGAGCCGCGCGTGATCGTGCGTTTCTGGATCCTGACCGTGGTGTTCGTCCTGATCGGTCTTGCGACCCTGAAGATCCGCTGA